In Homo sapiens chromosome 11, GRCh38.p14 Primary Assembly, one DNA window encodes the following:
- the MRGPRX1 gene encoding mas-related G-protein coupled receptor member X1: MDPTISTLDTELTPINGTEETLCYKQTLSLTVLTCIVSLVGLTGNAVVLWLLGCRMRRNAFSIYILNLAAADFLFLSGRLIYSLLSFISIPHTISKILYPVMMFSYFAGLSFLSAVSTERCLSVLWPIWYRCHRPTHLSAVVCVLLWALSLLRSILEWMLCGFLFSGADSAWCQTSDFITVAWLIFLCVVLCGSSLVLLIRILCGSRKIPLTRLYVTILLTVLVFLLCGLPFGIQFFLFLWIHVDREVLFCHVHLVSIFLSALNSSANPIIYFFVGSFRQRQNRQNLKLVLQRALQDASEVDEGGGQLPEEILELSGSRLEQ; this comes from the coding sequence ATGGATCCAACCATCTCAACCTTGGACACAGAACTGACACCAATCAACGGAACTGAGGAGACTCTTTGCTACAAGCAGACCTTGAGCCTCACGGTGCTGACGTGCATCGTTTCCCTTGTCGGGCTGACAGGAAACGCAGTTGTGCTCTGGCTCCTGGGCTGCCGCATGCGCAGGAACGCCTTCTCCATCTACATCCTCAACTTGGCCGCAGCAGACTTCCTCTTCCTCAGCGGCCGCCTTATATATTCCCTGTTAAGCTTCATCAGTATCCCCCATACCATCTCTAAAATCCTCTATCCTGTGATGATGTTTTCCTACTTTGCAGGCCTGAGCTTTCTGAGTGCCGTGAGCACCGAGCGCTGCCTGTCCGTCCTGTGGCCCATCTGGTACCGCTGCCACCGCCCCACACACCTGTCAGCGGTGGTGTGTGTCCTGCTCTGGGCCCTGTCCCTGCTGCGGAGCATCCTGGAGTGGATGTTATGTGGCTTCCTGTTCAGTGGTGCTGATTCTGCTTGGTGTCAAACATCAGATTTCATCACAGTCGCgtggctgatttttttatgtgTGGTTCTCTGTGGGTCCAGCCTGGTCCTGCTGATCAGGATTCTCTGTGGATCCCGGAAGATACCGCTGACCAGGCTGTACGTGACCATCCTGCTCACAGTACTGGTCTTCCTCCTCTGTGGCCTGCCCTTTGGCATtcagtttttcctatttttatggaTCCACGTGGACAGGGAAGTCTTATTTTGTCATGTTCATCTAGTTTCTATTTTCCTGTCCGCTCTTAACAGCAGTGCCAACCCCATCATTTACTTCTTCGTGGGCTCCTTTAGGCAGCGTCAAAATAGGCAGAACCTGAAGCTGGTTCTCCAGAGGGCTCTGCAGGACGCGTCTGAGGTGGATGAAGGTGGAGGGCAGCTTCCTGAGGAAATCCTGGAGCTGTCGGGAAGCAGATTGGAGCAGTGA